In Rhodococcus sp. OK302, one genomic interval encodes:
- a CDS encoding TetR/AcrR family transcriptional regulator encodes MTPTPLPRIGVQPVERGDAARNRALLLDAAAALVAERGVDALTMDAVACRAGVGKGTVFRRFGSRSGLMQALLDHTERELQQQFMFGPPPLGPGAPPIDRLVAFGRARIEMMEVQGDVLRAAENAPEFRFGGPARSLGIMHVISLLRGAGVDGDLELLASALLAPLEASLVLHQVRDLGMTPARLTEGWEHLVRRVTRC; translated from the coding sequence GTGACCCCAACCCCTCTCCCCCGGATCGGCGTGCAACCGGTCGAGCGCGGCGACGCTGCACGTAACCGGGCACTTCTGCTCGATGCCGCAGCCGCGCTTGTTGCCGAACGAGGTGTCGACGCACTCACCATGGACGCCGTCGCCTGCCGTGCGGGTGTGGGCAAGGGCACAGTATTTCGACGCTTCGGCAGTCGGTCCGGACTGATGCAGGCCCTCCTCGACCATACGGAACGAGAACTCCAGCAGCAGTTCATGTTCGGACCGCCGCCACTAGGCCCCGGAGCGCCGCCGATAGACCGACTGGTCGCCTTCGGGCGCGCTCGGATCGAAATGATGGAAGTGCAAGGCGACGTGCTTCGAGCCGCTGAGAATGCACCGGAGTTCCGCTTCGGCGGACCGGCCCGCAGCCTCGGCATCATGCATGTGATCAGCCTGCTTCGAGGAGCTGGTGTCGACGGCGATCTGGAACTACTTGCCTCCGCGCTCCTCGCACCACTCGAAGCGTCACTCGTCTTGCACCAAGTTCGGGACCTCGGAATGACACCGGCACGCCTTACCGAAGGCTGGGAACATCTTGTCCGGCGCGTTACTCGATGTTGA
- a CDS encoding NAD(P)H-dependent oxidoreductase, which yields MSQSNVLVLVGSLRAGSVNRQLAETAVSAAPEDAALTIFEGLADVPFYNEDLDVEGASIPAVDALRNAAGDADGFLLVTPEYNGTIPAVLKNAIDWISRPYGVGAVSGKPVAIISASPSGNGAKWALEDSTKAVGIAGGNVLADSALVVASTFDKFGTAHPRENAEVVAQVSKVVADLVGATKTLVDA from the coding sequence ATGTCTCAGAGCAATGTTCTCGTTCTCGTCGGCAGCCTGCGCGCCGGATCCGTCAACCGCCAGCTCGCCGAAACTGCAGTCTCCGCTGCGCCTGAGGATGCTGCGCTGACGATCTTCGAAGGCCTCGCGGACGTGCCGTTCTACAACGAAGACCTCGACGTCGAGGGTGCATCCATCCCGGCCGTCGACGCTCTGCGTAACGCTGCGGGCGACGCTGACGGCTTCCTCCTCGTCACCCCCGAGTACAACGGCACCATCCCCGCCGTCCTCAAGAATGCCATCGACTGGATCTCGCGTCCCTACGGCGTCGGTGCTGTTTCGGGCAAGCCTGTTGCAATCATCAGCGCATCCCCGAGTGGCAACGGCGCGAAGTGGGCTCTCGAAGACTCCACCAAGGCTGTCGGCATTGCCGGTGGCAATGTGCTCGCGGATTCGGCTCTGGTCGTCGCCAGCACCTTCGACAAGTTCGGCACCGCGCACCCGCGTGAAAACGCTGAGGTTGTTGCTCAGGTCTCCAAGGTTGTTGCAGATCTGGTCGGCGCAACCAAGACGCTCGTCGACGCCTGA
- a CDS encoding siderophore-interacting protein produces MDFVLHGHGGAAHWAESAAPGDTVELGPASGWFRPPENAERLVLVADHAALPALGRILETAPAGLSVHVIAQIPDAREQQTITTDAVVDYRWIRDTDSTLEALAAALTENPRPDGTGYIWCAVEAADARRLRNYLRHTLKIPATDMHVMGYWRRDKENWERLYAAVSDRIDEAMGEAMLAGKDFEAVRDAVDAAMEREGL; encoded by the coding sequence ATCGACTTCGTTCTCCACGGCCACGGCGGGGCGGCACACTGGGCCGAGTCGGCCGCTCCCGGCGATACCGTCGAACTCGGACCGGCCAGTGGATGGTTCCGGCCGCCCGAGAACGCAGAGCGACTCGTACTCGTCGCCGACCACGCCGCACTACCCGCGCTCGGCCGAATTCTCGAGACAGCGCCCGCCGGACTCTCCGTCCACGTCATCGCGCAGATTCCGGATGCGCGCGAACAGCAGACCATCACAACAGACGCCGTCGTCGACTACCGATGGATCAGAGACACAGACTCAACCCTCGAGGCGCTGGCCGCCGCCCTGACCGAAAATCCCCGACCGGACGGCACCGGCTACATCTGGTGCGCCGTCGAGGCAGCTGACGCGCGCCGCCTACGCAACTACCTTCGGCACACTCTGAAAATCCCGGCCACCGACATGCACGTCATGGGTTACTGGCGCCGCGACAAAGAGAATTGGGAACGCCTGTACGCGGCCGTGTCGGATCGCATCGATGAGGCAATGGGCGAAGCGATGTTGGCAGGCAAGGACTTCGAGGCCGTAAGAGATGCCGTCGACGCAGCCATGGAACGCGAGGGTTTGTGA
- a CDS encoding redoxin NrdH has protein sequence MSITVYTKPACVQCNATYRALDKAGIEYDIIDITEDAEARDYVMALGYLQAPVVVAGEDHWSGFRPDRIKTLAVAA, from the coding sequence ATGAGCATCACCGTCTACACCAAGCCCGCTTGCGTTCAGTGCAATGCCACCTACCGTGCGCTCGACAAGGCCGGTATCGAATACGACATCATCGACATCACCGAGGATGCCGAAGCCCGTGACTACGTCATGGCGCTCGGATACCTCCAGGCGCCCGTCGTGGTTGCCGGTGAAGATCACTGGTCGGGGTTCCGCCCTGATCGCATCAAGACCCTGGCCGTCGCTGCTTGA
- the nrdE gene encoding class 1b ribonucleotide-diphosphate reductase subunit alpha codes for MAPTITDTIAAGSVERDVRGGDSTNGLDYHALNAMLNLYGTNGEIQFEMDVAAARQYFLQHVNQNTVFFHNLDEKLDYLVEENYYDAEVLDQYSRTFVKFLIDHAYSKKFRFPTFLGAFKYYTSYTLKTFDGKRYLERFEDRVCMVALTLAAGNEDLAVELVNEIIAGRFQPATPTFLNSGKKQRGEPVSCFLLRIEDNMESIGRSINSALQLSKRGGGVALLLTNIREHGAPIKKIENQSSGVIPIMKLLEDSFSYANQLGARQGAGAVYLHAHHPDIYRFLDTKRENADEKIRIKTLSLGVVIPDITFELAKKNEDMYLFSPYDVERIYGVPFSDINVSEKYYEMVDDKRIRKSKIKAREFFQTVAELQFESGYPYIMFEDTVNKANPIAGKITHSNLCSEILQVSTPSEFNEDLTYSHVGKDISCNLGSLNIAKTMDSPDFAKTIEVAIRGLTAVSDQTHIYSVPSIEQGNNDSHAIGLGQMNLHGYLARERIFYGSEEGIDFTNIYFYTVLFHALQASNRIAIERGSYFKGFPESQYASGEFFDKYTDQVWEPATDKVRGLFADAELHIPTQDDWRELKASVQKHGIYNQNLQAVPPTGSISYINYSTSSIHPVASKIEIRKEGKIGRVYYPAPYLTNDNLEYYQDAYEIGYEKIIDTYAAATQHVDQGLSLTLFFKDTATTRDINKAQIYAWRKGIKTLYYIRLRQMALEGTEVEGCVSCML; via the coding sequence GTGGCGCCAACCATCACTGACACGATCGCGGCTGGAAGCGTAGAGCGTGATGTACGCGGCGGTGATTCCACCAACGGTCTCGACTACCACGCACTCAATGCCATGCTCAACCTGTACGGCACGAACGGCGAGATCCAGTTCGAGATGGATGTCGCGGCAGCTCGTCAGTACTTCCTGCAGCACGTCAACCAGAACACCGTGTTCTTCCACAATCTCGACGAGAAGCTCGATTACCTCGTCGAGGAGAACTACTACGACGCCGAGGTTCTCGACCAGTACTCACGTACGTTCGTGAAGTTCCTGATCGACCACGCGTACTCCAAGAAGTTCCGCTTCCCGACGTTCCTGGGCGCGTTCAAGTACTACACGTCCTACACGCTCAAGACATTTGACGGTAAGCGTTACCTCGAGCGTTTCGAAGATCGTGTGTGCATGGTGGCGCTGACGTTGGCTGCCGGTAACGAAGATCTGGCCGTCGAGCTCGTCAACGAGATCATCGCCGGACGCTTCCAGCCCGCCACCCCCACGTTCCTCAACTCCGGCAAGAAGCAGCGCGGCGAGCCCGTGTCCTGCTTCCTGCTGCGCATCGAAGACAACATGGAGTCCATCGGACGTTCCATCAACTCGGCCCTGCAGCTGTCCAAGCGCGGCGGCGGAGTTGCCTTGCTGCTCACCAACATTCGTGAGCACGGCGCCCCCATCAAGAAGATCGAGAACCAGAGCTCGGGTGTCATCCCGATCATGAAGCTCCTCGAAGACTCCTTCTCCTACGCCAACCAGCTCGGAGCCCGTCAGGGTGCCGGTGCCGTGTACCTGCACGCGCACCACCCCGACATCTACCGTTTCCTCGACACCAAGCGTGAAAACGCCGACGAGAAGATCCGCATCAAGACGCTCTCCCTCGGCGTCGTCATCCCGGACATCACGTTCGAGCTGGCGAAGAAGAACGAAGACATGTACCTGTTCTCGCCGTACGACGTCGAGCGCATCTACGGTGTCCCGTTCTCCGACATCAACGTCTCCGAGAAGTACTACGAGATGGTCGACGACAAGCGAATTCGCAAGTCCAAGATCAAGGCTCGCGAATTCTTCCAGACCGTCGCCGAGCTGCAGTTCGAATCCGGCTACCCGTACATCATGTTCGAGGACACGGTGAACAAGGCCAACCCCATCGCCGGCAAGATCACGCACTCCAACCTGTGCTCCGAGATCCTGCAGGTCTCCACCCCGTCCGAGTTCAACGAGGACCTGACCTACAGCCACGTCGGCAAGGACATCTCCTGCAACCTGGGCTCGCTGAATATCGCGAAGACCATGGACTCACCGGACTTCGCCAAGACCATCGAGGTCGCGATCCGCGGTTTGACCGCCGTATCGGATCAGACGCACATCTACTCCGTGCCGTCGATCGAGCAGGGCAACAACGATTCCCATGCCATCGGCCTCGGCCAGATGAACCTGCACGGGTACCTCGCACGTGAGCGAATCTTCTACGGCAGCGAAGAAGGCATCGACTTCACGAACATCTACTTCTACACGGTGCTGTTCCACGCCCTGCAGGCATCCAACCGGATTGCCATCGAGCGCGGCTCCTACTTCAAGGGCTTCCCCGAATCGCAGTACGCGTCGGGCGAATTCTTCGACAAGTACACCGACCAGGTGTGGGAGCCGGCCACCGACAAGGTCCGCGGACTCTTCGCCGACGCCGAACTTCACATCCCCACCCAGGATGACTGGCGCGAGCTGAAGGCGTCGGTGCAGAAGCACGGCATCTACAACCAGAACCTGCAGGCCGTACCGCCCACCGGCTCGATCTCGTACATCAACTACTCCACCAGCTCCATTCACCCGGTGGCGTCGAAGATCGAGATCCGCAAGGAAGGCAAGATCGGCCGCGTCTACTACCCGGCGCCCTACCTGACCAACGACAACCTGGAGTACTACCAGGATGCCTACGAAATCGGGTACGAGAAGATCATCGACACCTACGCTGCCGCAACGCAGCACGTCGACCAGGGCCTGTCCCTGACCCTGTTCTTCAAGGACACCGCCACCACCCGCGACATCAACAAGGCGCAGATCTACGCCTGGCGTAAGGGCATCAAGACGCTCTACTACATCCGCCTGCGTCAGATGGCACTCGAAGGCACCGAGGTCGAGGGCTGCGTTTCCTGCATGCTGTAG
- a CDS encoding NUDIX hydrolase, giving the protein MPVPEFIVTLREKVGHAPLWLSGVSVVIRDDAGRVLLTRRADNGQWAVVSGVLEPGEEPASAAVREAKEETGVDAELIRITSVDVTEPITYPNGDVTQYLDVCFLARWTGGDAHVADDENLEVAWFAADDLPSDLTDTSRLRLEKALQDKAEAWFAR; this is encoded by the coding sequence ATGCCGGTTCCGGAGTTCATAGTCACCTTGCGCGAGAAGGTCGGTCACGCGCCACTCTGGCTGTCCGGAGTGAGCGTCGTGATTCGCGACGACGCCGGACGGGTCCTGCTTACCCGTCGGGCCGACAACGGTCAGTGGGCCGTCGTCTCGGGTGTCCTGGAGCCTGGCGAGGAGCCGGCGTCGGCCGCTGTGCGCGAAGCGAAGGAAGAAACGGGTGTCGACGCGGAGTTGATCCGCATCACGAGTGTTGATGTCACAGAACCTATTACGTATCCGAACGGTGACGTTACGCAGTACCTGGACGTCTGTTTCCTCGCCCGATGGACGGGCGGCGACGCCCATGTCGCGGACGACGAGAACCTCGAAGTCGCCTGGTTTGCCGCCGACGATCTTCCGTCGGACCTGACCGATACCTCACGCCTGCGTCTCGAAAAAGCGTTGCAGGACAAGGCGGAAGCCTGGTTCGCGCGCTAG
- a CDS encoding ABC transporter substrate-binding protein, whose product MSVLSRTPLSRTTLPHTAVRTAVRRTSVLGIAAALLVLTGCSSDATDDAASTIVRTTTSIAGAAVLGIERDTATACPAATAPDAGAGPAVKRHVVHTAGVAEVPSDPQRIVVLDSASMDAVCALGLWERVVGAATGVDSPQPSYLGFGISEIPSVGPVSAPDVTAIKAAAPDVILGSSPASADVYSQLNAIAPTVFAGSDPVYWKAQFAVSGQALGRSAAATAQLDRYQQDARQLGEALNAAQTQASVVRFGARDLEIEGPATFAGQVLSDIGAQRPPVQRLTDTTTAVVPADDLSSADGDLIYVLFNGPSGLEHGTEVMKSDQWHELGAAAGRTFVAEDKIWNGNGITAAYAMLADLQRTLNGYAS is encoded by the coding sequence TTGTCTGTTCTCTCCCGCACGCCCCTCTCCCGCACGACCCTCCCCCACACTGCTGTCCGCACCGCCGTCCGCCGTACATCGGTTCTCGGTATTGCAGCCGCACTGCTCGTTCTCACCGGTTGTTCATCGGATGCCACCGACGACGCTGCCAGCACCATCGTCCGCACGACGACGTCTATCGCCGGCGCAGCGGTCCTGGGAATCGAGCGCGATACCGCGACTGCCTGCCCCGCAGCGACAGCGCCCGACGCCGGCGCCGGTCCGGCCGTGAAACGCCACGTCGTTCATACGGCCGGTGTGGCCGAAGTTCCTTCGGATCCGCAGCGGATCGTGGTGCTCGACAGCGCCTCGATGGACGCAGTGTGCGCATTGGGATTGTGGGAACGTGTGGTGGGCGCCGCTACCGGCGTTGATTCTCCGCAGCCGTCGTACCTCGGTTTCGGTATCTCCGAGATTCCGAGCGTCGGCCCTGTCAGTGCTCCCGACGTCACTGCGATCAAGGCAGCCGCCCCGGACGTGATCCTCGGATCGTCGCCTGCGTCCGCCGATGTGTATTCACAGCTCAACGCGATTGCGCCGACGGTTTTTGCCGGGTCCGATCCGGTGTATTGGAAAGCACAATTTGCTGTGTCCGGCCAAGCCCTCGGTCGCTCCGCCGCCGCGACGGCGCAGTTGGATCGGTATCAACAGGACGCCCGGCAACTGGGTGAGGCGCTCAATGCGGCGCAAACCCAGGCATCGGTAGTCCGTTTCGGTGCTCGAGATCTCGAGATCGAAGGACCGGCGACGTTTGCCGGCCAGGTTCTCAGCGACATCGGCGCCCAGCGCCCGCCGGTCCAACGGCTCACGGACACAACAACTGCCGTAGTTCCGGCCGATGATCTGAGTTCCGCCGACGGTGACCTGATCTACGTATTGTTCAACGGTCCCAGCGGACTCGAGCACGGCACCGAGGTCATGAAGAGCGATCAATGGCACGAACTGGGCGCTGCCGCCGGACGTACGTTTGTCGCCGAGGACAAAATTTGGAACGGCAACGGAATCACTGCCGCGTACGCGATGCTCGCGGATCTACAACGCACCCTCAACGGATACGCGAGCTGA
- a CDS encoding ABC transporter substrate-binding protein — MKFLPRRAALAAIAATVAVLVPACSSNEPTSSASPSSESGAFPRTVEHFRGSTEIPSAPQRIVTLDNSFTDAVLLLESPLVGYTDYREPGLPDYLGTTRDEFAPDAVSVGTVGNVSLEQVAALQPDLIISAEVRDGKNYDKLSAIAPTVFTQTTGPTWKENIRLVGEALGKESLAEEKITEYETRAASVGESINEKANNPVISVVRFAGEPTARLYRTTSFSGIVLEDAGLARPANQGADPADPGNIMMKISPELINEADADIIFVSTWQDPDGKSAEAAKPFLTSPLWQTLRGRTIDVDDSRWMSPVSIQGAHLILDDLSDTFELNKSNS; from the coding sequence GTGAAGTTTCTCCCCCGCCGCGCCGCGCTCGCAGCGATCGCGGCCACCGTCGCCGTACTTGTTCCCGCATGCTCGAGCAACGAACCCACGTCGAGCGCGAGTCCGTCCTCCGAATCCGGCGCGTTCCCCCGCACCGTCGAACACTTCCGCGGGAGCACAGAAATCCCGTCGGCCCCCCAGCGCATCGTCACGCTCGACAACAGCTTCACCGACGCTGTACTCCTTCTCGAGTCTCCGTTGGTGGGCTACACCGACTACCGCGAGCCAGGGCTCCCCGACTACCTGGGAACAACTCGTGACGAGTTCGCACCCGACGCGGTATCAGTCGGCACGGTCGGCAACGTCAGTCTCGAACAGGTCGCCGCCCTACAACCGGACCTGATCATCTCGGCGGAGGTTCGCGACGGAAAGAACTACGACAAGCTCTCCGCAATCGCGCCGACCGTCTTCACGCAGACGACGGGGCCGACATGGAAGGAGAACATCCGACTGGTCGGCGAGGCACTCGGTAAGGAGTCACTTGCCGAAGAGAAAATCACCGAATACGAAACCCGAGCGGCTTCCGTCGGCGAGAGCATCAACGAGAAGGCGAACAACCCCGTCATCTCCGTCGTCCGCTTCGCCGGCGAACCGACAGCACGCCTGTACCGCACCACGTCGTTCAGTGGCATCGTCCTCGAAGACGCCGGCCTCGCACGCCCCGCCAATCAGGGCGCCGACCCCGCTGATCCCGGAAACATCATGATGAAGATCAGCCCCGAACTGATCAACGAGGCCGATGCCGACATCATCTTCGTCAGCACTTGGCAGGATCCGGACGGCAAGAGCGCCGAAGCCGCGAAGCCGTTCCTCACCAGCCCGCTGTGGCAGACACTGCGCGGCCGCACTATCGACGTCGACGATTCTCGCTGGATGTCACCGGTCAGCATTCAGGGCGCACACCTCATCCTCGACGACCTCTCGGACACGTTCGAGCTGAACAAGTCGAACAGCTAA
- the ctaD gene encoding aa3-type cytochrome oxidase subunit I, translated as MTAVAPQPVPAIAAARPYPPRQGPKGSFIFKMITTTDPKVLGIMYLATSIAFFLIGGLMALMMRAELAVPGMQFLSNEQFNQLFTMHGTIMLLLYATPIVFGFANYILPLQIGAPDVAFPRLNAFSYWLYLFGAIIATAGFVTPGGAADFGWTAYTPLTNALHSPGVGADLWIMGLAVGGLGTILGGVNMITTVICLRAPGMTMFRMPIFTWNIFITSILILLAFPLLTAALLGLFVDRHLGGHIFDPATGGVLLWQHLFWFFGHPEVYIIALPFFGIVSEIFPVFSRKPIFGYSGLVYATLAIAALSIAVWAHHMYATGAVLLPYFSFMTFLIAVPTGVKIFNWIGTMWKGQLTFESPMLFSIGFLVTFLFGGLSGVILASPPLDFHVTDSYFVVAHFHYVVFGTVVFATYAGIYFWFPKMTGRMMDERLGKWHFWTTFVGFHGTFLVQHWLGAEGMPRRYADYLPSDGFTVLNSVSTIFAFVLGASTLPFIWNVFKSYRYGEVVTVDDPWGYGNSLEWATSCPPPRHNFTELPRIRSERPAFELHYPHMVERMRAEAHVGVGHNSKNDALEGSSH; from the coding sequence GTGACTGCCGTAGCGCCCCAGCCAGTCCCCGCGATAGCTGCAGCTAGGCCTTACCCGCCGCGGCAGGGACCCAAGGGCTCATTCATTTTCAAGATGATTACGACCACCGACCCCAAGGTGCTCGGAATCATGTACTTGGCGACTTCCATCGCCTTCTTCCTCATCGGTGGCCTGATGGCCCTGATGATGCGTGCCGAGCTTGCTGTGCCCGGCATGCAGTTCCTTTCCAATGAACAGTTCAACCAGCTGTTCACCATGCACGGCACCATCATGCTGCTGCTGTACGCGACGCCGATCGTCTTCGGCTTCGCCAACTACATTCTTCCGCTGCAGATCGGCGCGCCCGACGTGGCGTTCCCGCGTCTGAACGCGTTCAGTTACTGGCTGTACCTGTTCGGCGCGATCATCGCGACAGCCGGATTCGTAACCCCCGGTGGTGCAGCCGACTTCGGTTGGACCGCCTACACCCCGCTCACGAATGCACTGCATTCGCCGGGCGTCGGCGCTGACCTGTGGATCATGGGTCTCGCTGTCGGTGGCCTCGGAACCATCCTCGGTGGCGTCAACATGATCACCACGGTGATCTGCCTGCGTGCACCCGGTATGACCATGTTCCGCATGCCGATCTTCACCTGGAACATCTTCATCACCAGCATCCTGATTCTGCTGGCGTTCCCGCTGCTGACCGCTGCACTGCTCGGCCTGTTCGTCGACCGACATCTGGGTGGTCACATCTTCGACCCGGCAACGGGCGGTGTGTTGCTGTGGCAGCACCTGTTCTGGTTCTTCGGTCACCCCGAGGTGTACATCATCGCGCTGCCGTTCTTCGGCATCGTCTCGGAGATCTTCCCGGTCTTCAGCCGTAAGCCGATCTTCGGCTACAGCGGCCTGGTGTACGCAACGCTGGCCATCGCAGCCCTGTCGATCGCAGTGTGGGCACACCACATGTACGCAACCGGTGCTGTTCTGCTGCCGTACTTCTCGTTCATGACGTTCTTGATCGCAGTGCCGACAGGCGTGAAGATATTCAACTGGATCGGAACTATGTGGAAGGGGCAGTTGACCTTCGAGTCGCCGATGCTCTTCTCGATCGGCTTCCTGGTCACCTTCCTCTTCGGTGGACTGTCGGGCGTCATCCTTGCAAGCCCGCCGCTCGACTTCCACGTCACGGACAGCTACTTCGTTGTCGCCCACTTCCACTACGTGGTCTTCGGCACCGTCGTGTTCGCCACCTACGCCGGTATCTACTTCTGGTTCCCGAAGATGACCGGCCGCATGATGGACGAGCGCCTCGGCAAGTGGCACTTCTGGACCACGTTCGTCGGCTTCCACGGCACGTTCCTCGTGCAGCACTGGTTGGGTGCCGAAGGTATGCCGCGTCGTTACGCCGACTACCTGCCCAGCGACGGTTTCACCGTGCTGAACTCGGTATCGACAATCTTCGCCTTCGTTCTCGGCGCCTCCACGTTGCCGTTCATCTGGAACGTCTTCAAGAGCTACCGATACGGCGAAGTTGTCACGGTCGACGATCCGTGGGGCTACGGAAACTCGCTCGAATGGGCAACCAGTTGCCCGCCGCCGCGCCACAACTTCACCGAGTTGCCGCGCATCCGCAGCGAGCGTCCGGCATTCGAACTGCACTACCCGCACATGGTTGAGCGGATGCGCGCAGAAGCGCACGTCGGCGTCGGCCATAACAGTAAGAACGACGCCCTCGAAGGCAGTTCTCACTAG
- the serB gene encoding phosphoserine phosphatase SerB, with protein MGASDTTVLVTVTGPDRPGVTSVLFAALSRHDVNLLDVEQVVIRGRLTLGVLVVCPNDPEALQEELDQAMATVGMNIDVEIGVEPGRPAVSTHAVVVLGSPVNARAMRGVSRELAKQGANIDSIRGVADYPVTGLELSVTSAGDADSDARLRTGLAEVAALENVDIAVERAGLARRAKRLIVFDVDSTLVQGEVIEMLAAKAGVEEEVRAVTEAAMRGEIDFTESLHQRVATLAGLDASVIDEVAASIELTPGARTTIRTLRRLGFHCGVVSGGFRQVIEGLAHELELDFVHANTLEIVDGKLTGRVIGEIVDRAAKAVALRKFADQVGVPMEQTVAVGDGANDIDMLNAAGLGVAFNAKPALREVADAALSHPFLDAVLFILGVTRDEVEAADAEDGGVRRVPLP; from the coding sequence GTGGGTGCCTCTGACACCACTGTTCTGGTGACTGTGACCGGGCCTGACCGGCCCGGCGTCACCTCGGTACTGTTCGCCGCACTGTCGCGGCACGATGTGAACCTGCTCGATGTCGAGCAGGTGGTGATCCGAGGCAGGCTGACGCTCGGCGTTCTCGTCGTGTGCCCGAATGATCCGGAAGCGCTGCAAGAAGAACTCGACCAAGCCATGGCGACGGTCGGTATGAACATCGACGTCGAAATCGGTGTCGAGCCCGGACGGCCTGCAGTTTCCACACACGCCGTTGTAGTTCTGGGCAGCCCGGTCAATGCCCGCGCCATGCGCGGCGTTTCTCGTGAGTTGGCCAAGCAGGGCGCCAACATCGACTCCATTCGAGGTGTCGCGGACTACCCGGTGACAGGCTTGGAATTGAGTGTCACCTCAGCCGGCGACGCCGATTCGGATGCTCGGTTGCGTACCGGTCTCGCGGAAGTTGCGGCCCTCGAAAACGTAGACATCGCTGTTGAGCGTGCCGGCCTCGCGCGGCGCGCCAAGCGGCTCATCGTGTTCGACGTCGACTCGACGCTCGTTCAGGGTGAGGTCATCGAGATGCTTGCCGCCAAGGCCGGCGTCGAGGAAGAGGTTCGGGCAGTCACGGAAGCTGCGATGCGCGGCGAAATCGACTTCACCGAATCACTGCATCAGCGTGTGGCGACACTTGCCGGGTTGGACGCTTCGGTTATCGACGAGGTAGCCGCGAGCATCGAACTGACACCGGGCGCGCGCACCACGATCCGCACCCTGCGTCGTCTCGGCTTCCATTGCGGTGTCGTGTCCGGCGGATTCCGTCAGGTCATCGAAGGCCTTGCACACGAACTCGAATTGGATTTCGTGCACGCGAACACCCTCGAGATCGTCGACGGCAAGTTGACGGGTCGCGTAATCGGCGAGATCGTCGACCGCGCTGCCAAGGCTGTTGCTCTGCGCAAGTTCGCCGACCAGGTCGGTGTTCCCATGGAACAGACGGTTGCTGTCGGTGACGGTGCCAATGACATCGACATGCTCAACGCTGCCGGCCTGGGTGTGGCATTCAACGCCAAGCCCGCGCTGCGTGAGGTTGCCGATGCGGCGCTCTCACATCCGTTCCTTGACGCGGTGCTCTTCATCCTCGGAGTGACTCGCGACGAGGTCGAAGCTGCCGACGCTGAGGACGGCGGAGTTCGGCGCGTACCACTCCCATGA
- a CDS encoding aminoacyl-tRNA hydrolase, translated as MSGPDALWRARHAVLAAGYGGRPDPTDPARVLAMPIVLHIPKADPPPRSSLLEAAASAAVALCFDDRVGISEDGEPGPWQEDFTAWVSGRIRKVSRRARGAQWLAAQEVAGITVDVNGAQARALVPGPVGDLDPRIKKMQIGGTDLDHDKPGAPESGLPVLWIASALEMTVGKAAAQVGHASMLLAAAMTDEDAWRWSQTGFRCSVRDADATQWAQAVARLEKSQAIAVRDAGYTEVAPGSMTVIAVPS; from the coding sequence ATGTCGGGACCGGACGCGCTCTGGCGCGCCCGGCACGCCGTGTTGGCTGCGGGGTACGGAGGTCGCCCTGATCCGACTGATCCGGCACGGGTGTTGGCCATGCCGATCGTTCTCCACATCCCGAAAGCTGATCCGCCGCCGCGCAGTTCGCTTCTGGAAGCGGCAGCGTCGGCGGCAGTGGCACTGTGCTTCGACGACCGTGTGGGGATTTCTGAGGACGGCGAGCCGGGGCCGTGGCAGGAAGATTTCACGGCGTGGGTGAGCGGACGGATCCGGAAAGTATCGCGACGGGCGCGGGGAGCGCAGTGGCTCGCGGCTCAGGAAGTGGCCGGAATCACGGTAGATGTAAACGGTGCGCAGGCGCGGGCATTGGTACCCGGGCCGGTCGGTGATCTTGATCCGCGGATCAAGAAGATGCAGATCGGTGGGACGGATCTAGACCACGACAAGCCCGGTGCTCCGGAGTCGGGGTTGCCGGTGTTGTGGATCGCTTCCGCACTGGAGATGACCGTCGGCAAGGCTGCTGCTCAGGTCGGTCACGCGTCAATGTTGTTGGCAGCGGCCATGACTGACGAAGACGCCTGGCGATGGTCTCAAACCGGTTTCCGATGCTCGGTGCGTGATGCAGACGCGACACAATGGGCGCAGGCAGTTGCGCGTCTGGAGAAGTCGCAGGCAATTGCGGTTCGTGACGCGGGCTATACCGAAGTGGCGCCAGGTTCGATGACAGTGATCGCGGTTCCCAGCTAG